The genomic DNA CCGAGCAATCAAAGCCGCCATCGGGCGTGTTGCCGCCCCAACGATACGGTGTGCCGACCAGCGCGATGGCGCGAAACAGCACGTCGTTGGCCGTACCCACGGCATTGGGTGCGCGTGCGGGTTCGTCGGCCAGCGACGAATGCGATTCCTTGAACGTGGGTTGGCGTTTGCGCGGCGCGGGCGTGGAACAGGCGGCCAGGACAGCGATGGCCAGGCAAAGCACGCCGCGGAACATAAGGCGCGGCAAGGCAGGCTTGGGTGCGCAGGCGGCTGATTCCTGGTGGCGCATAGGACAACCTCGGCAGTAGGCGTGCCGAGGTTATCAAATCAATAAGTTATAGGGAAGTCTTCAGGATTTGGACGAGGCTGGGTTGGTCGGCAACTCGTTCAGATCGAACTGCACGGGGACCTGGGCATAACTTTCGATCGGCTTGCCATTACGTGTGGCGGGAGAAAAGCGCCACTGCGCAGCGGCGTCGCTGGCCGCCTTGATCAGGGCGGTGGAGGTGGTGGTGCTGTGCTTGGCGTCGTAGTCGATCGTCTTGACCTTGCCCTGCGTGTCCACCTGAATTTTCAGCATGACCAGGCCGTGTTCCTTGTTGACGATCGATTCTTTCGGGTACGCAGGCGTAATCTTCTGATTGAACTGGATATCCGCCGTCGCACCGTGCGCCGTATTTTGGGTGGCTGCCTGCGCCACCATTACGCTGCTGCTCATCAACAGGCCAATGACGAGATAACCGATACGGCGACGCGAAACACTGAAAGCAACCTGCTGGATCATGAGTAACCGCTCCTTCAATTGGGGGTGGTTGAGCCACGGGGTGATGGCCGGCGCAAACGACATGCCGGTGCTGTGCAACAAGGTGTGTGCGTACTGGCTACGCTGTTCGGGCGCGTCGCGCAGGCTGCGTTCGTCGCAGGCGAGTTCCTGGTCCAGGCGAAAGCGTGGCAACGCAAGCCATGCCAACGGGTGAAACCAGAGCAGTGCGAGCATCAGTTCGGCGATCAGGCTCCACCATGCGTCGCCACGGCGCAGATGGGTCAGCTCGTGACGTATCACGCAGGCGCGCTCGGCGGCATCGAAACGCTGGAGAAAATCCGCCGGCAGCAACAACCGGGGACGCGGCGCCCACAGCACGGCGGGGCCTTGTTCGGCGGTGCGGATACGCTCCAAAGGCAGGCCCTGCAGCATCGGTAACAGCGTTGCCGCCGTTGCCGGATCGAGCCCGCGCCCTTGCCTGAGAAGATGCACGTAGTGGACAAGCAGTCGCACGACACAGGCGGCGACACCGGCCAGCCATAGCGCGCCGAGGCCGAGCACGCTGACGGTTGCGGGCATCTCGGTAGCAAGTGCCGCAGCGCTGTCGGGCATCACGCGCAGGAGCGGCGAGGTGGTGGACAACGGTGTAGCAGGCAGCCAGGGCAACAGACAGAACAAGGGTGGCAAGGCCCAAAGCGTGAATGCCGGCGACGCGCCGAATACCTTTCGTAGCGGACGTCGCAGCAGCAGGGCGAGCAGCAACCCCAGCGTGCTCCACGGCAACAGATGCCACAGTACGTCGTTCATCTCAGCGCCCCTTCTTCTCGATGTCGTCGACCAGTTTGCGCAGCTCGGCGATGTCCTTGGCCGAGAGCTTTTCGTGGCGGGTGAAATGCGCGAGCAACGGCGTCACCTTGCCGCCGAATACGCGATCGAGCAGGCTGCGGCTTTCCTGTTGTTGCCATGCTTCGCGGGTCAGCACCGGCGCGTAGATGTAACGCCGCCCGTCGCGTTCGGCCGTTACCGCGCCCTTGCCGAGCAGCCGGTTGAGCAAGGTACGTATGGTTTTCTCATGCCAGCCGGTGGGCTCGCGCAAGGCTTCGACGATCTCTTCGGATGTGCGTGGCGCGGCTTGCCACAGCACATCCATGACGCGGGCTTCGGCTTCACTGATGGTGATCATGGTGTCGTCGCATCGATATGGAGTTTGCGTTCGCTTAAAAGCCGGCCGTCGACGTCGATGGCGGTCAGGTGGTAATCGCCGGGGCTCAGGTACAGCGAACTGACGCTGTCGGGCACCATCATGGCGACCCGGTCGGCGGGCGTGGCGTTGTCGGTTTCATTGGCGTAGCGCGCCTCGATCAGGCACGGCACCTTCTTGTCGCACAGTGCCGTCGTGATCAGGCGTGACTCGCGCCTGCCGCCCAGCGTGAGCCAGCCCGGGCGGCGACGATGGTCCATGGGCGGCAGCAACACGCTGACATCGTGCAGACGCTTATCGGTGCTCCACACTGTGCCGTCGTGCCGGCTGACCAGCACGCTGGGGCCATCGGGATGAAAGTCGACGGTCAGCTGGCGATAGGCTTCGTTGTTGCCGCGACCGCCGATATCGCGCAATTGCGACTGATCGATCGACAGGGGCTCGATGCCGCTCAGGCGCTTGAGATGAACCGCCATCGGCACGATGTCGCCGCCGAAGTTGCCGGTTGCCTTGTCGATATGGGCGTAGCCCGAATGCACGAATAGCCTGGCCGTCGGATCGCGCGCGAATACCCGGCGATAGAGATTGTCCGCCTGGCCCTGTTCGCGTTCGGCGGTGGAGGATCCTGGTGATTCGTACGCAACGACGATAAAGCCCAGGCGGATGGCCTCGCGTACGATCTCGCCGTAGACCGGTTCGTTCAAGTAAGGGCTTCCGCCCATCACCGGGTAGCCGCGATGCATCAGCTCGGTATCTTTGTCGTCCAGCGCTTCGGCGGCGAAATAATTGAAGCCCAGTTTGCGCAGCCGCGGTAACAGCTCGAGCGTCAGTTCACGGGTATGCGCGTCGTGGTGCACCTCGTTGATCATGACCAGACGGCGGTCGGTGGCCAGACGGGCAATGACGTCAGCCGCATCCTCCGCCTTCCAGGAGGCGGGGCCCGGCAGTTTGACCGGTTCGATCTCCACTCGGGCGCGGTTGTCGAACGGAAAATCGTGCACCGCCTCGTCGTACAGGCCGAGCTGGTTCTCCAGTGTCGCAGCTAGTTGCTGGCCGACGATCCACTGCTTTTCGCTCAGTCGGGGCAACTGATCGGACAGGT from Dyella sp. GSA-30 includes the following:
- a CDS encoding TonB family protein; the encoded protein is MNDVLWHLLPWSTLGLLLALLLRRPLRKVFGASPAFTLWALPPLFCLLPWLPATPLSTTSPLLRVMPDSAAALATEMPATVSVLGLGALWLAGVAACVVRLLVHYVHLLRQGRGLDPATAATLLPMLQGLPLERIRTAEQGPAVLWAPRPRLLLPADFLQRFDAAERACVIRHELTHLRRGDAWWSLIAELMLALLWFHPLAWLALPRFRLDQELACDERSLRDAPEQRSQYAHTLLHSTGMSFAPAITPWLNHPQLKERLLMIQQVAFSVSRRRIGYLVIGLLMSSSVMVAQAATQNTAHGATADIQFNQKITPAYPKESIVNKEHGLVMLKIQVDTQGKVKTIDYDAKHSTTTSTALIKAASDAAAQWRFSPATRNGKPIESYAQVPVQFDLNELPTNPASSKS
- a CDS encoding BlaI/MecI/CopY family transcriptional regulator, whose translation is MITISEAEARVMDVLWQAAPRTSEEIVEALREPTGWHEKTIRTLLNRLLGKGAVTAERDGRRYIYAPVLTREAWQQQESRSLLDRVFGGKVTPLLAHFTRHEKLSAKDIAELRKLVDDIEKKGR
- a CDS encoding C40 family peptidase; amino-acid sequence: MRHQESAACAPKPALPRLMFRGVLCLAIAVLAACSTPAPRKRQPTFKESHSSLADEPARAPNAVGTANDVLFRAIALVGTPYRWGGNTPDGGFDCSGLVDYIYRNAAGLMLPRTSRDMSVMNGVKVKSMTDLASGDLVFFASSGGISHVGVYVGKGRFVHAPNSGGTVRLDDIDGPYWRDHFAYGKRLLD